The following proteins come from a genomic window of Lycium ferocissimum isolate CSIRO_LF1 chromosome 4, AGI_CSIRO_Lferr_CH_V1, whole genome shotgun sequence:
- the LOC132054915 gene encoding uncharacterized protein LOC132054915, whose protein sequence is MEKQKKRKAGDNVANVKGKKIAKTKHNVDEDDDAEVSKFLVTKHPAVAPSICRYTNVNVMQDIRGKLTDPQMDMFRNSCFGKYLRMQQLDVQAQIFRCFMVKELRGSTYRCFTFEINGKVLRFGLREFALITGLDCVSDEKDFVYDNSKPNRLMVEYFGRNEENQLPVKRHELIERFNKTVWDDKGDDVVKMTILYFINTWVHCGEPNSTNIPRIHFDVIEDGRYNEYPWGKDSFRELVVSIGQKYAGFKKYYRIHGLPLAMQVWLYECCSKVPSTIAVKTGNLVPRILNWRTTEGKSEFKRLMDGMFRDDKNPSCRFEEVVPTPHELETLNLPPVAHDIPDVKHGVDGVHGAIW, encoded by the exons atggagaaacaaaagaagagaaaggctGGTGACAATGTTGCtaatgttaagggcaaaaaaattgctaaaaccaaacataatgtcgatgaggatgatgatgcaGAG GTATCTAAATTTTTGGTTACCAAGCACCCTGCTGTGGCACCATCTATATGTAGATACACGAATGTTAATGTAATGCAAGATATTAGAGGCAAACTAACAGACCCACAGATGGATATGTTCAGGAATTCTTGTTTTGGTAAATATCTCAGAATGCAGCAATTGGATGTACAAGCACAGATTTTTCGGTGCTTTATGGTCAAAGAACTTAGGGGCAGCACATATAGGTGCTttacatttgaaataaatggtAAAGTTCTGCGTTTCGGCCTTAGAGAATTTGCACTGATCACTGGGCTAGATTGTGTCTCTGATGAAAAAGATTTTGTTTATGATAACTCAAAACCGAATAGACTTATGGTTGAATATTTTGGTAGAAATGAGGAGAACCAATTGCCAGTTAAAAGACACGAGCTTATTGAGCGTTTCAACAAGACAGTTTGGGATGATAAAGGGGATGATGTAGTCAAGATGACaatattgtatttcataaatACGTGGGTACATTGTGGTGAGCCAAACTCAACAAACATACCAAGGATCCATTTTGATGTTATAGAGGACGGGAGATATAATGAGTATCCTTGGGGTAAAGATTCATTTAGAGAGTTGGTTGTAAGCATCGGGCAGAAATATGCTGgttttaagaaatattatagGATTCATGGGTTGCCACTTGCTATGCAAGTCTGGTTGTATGAATGTTGCTCAAAAGTCCCGTCCACCATTGCAGTTAAGACGGGGAATTTAGTTCCTAGAATTTTAAACTGGCGGACTACGGAAGGAAAATCAGAATTCAAGAGATTGATGGATGGCATGTTCAGAGACGACAAAAACCCG TCTTGTAGATTTGAGGAAGTTGTGCCAACACCCCATGAGTTGGAAACTCTTAATTTGCCTCCTGTTGCACATGATATACCAGACGTCAAACATGGAGTTGATGGTGTACATGGTGCGATTTGGTAG